From the genome of Sphingobacteriales bacterium:
GGAATCCATTCTTGAAAAGGGTTTTAACATTACTCAGGAAGAGCTGAACAAACTGCAGAACTATCCCGACCTGCAGAGTTGTGGCGCAGCTATTCAAAATATTTTGCTTTCTGCTGTTGAAATGGGCTATGGCGCCTGCTGGATGAGTACACCACTGACTGCCCGAGAAGAGCTTGAAAAGATTTTAAACATTAAGAGTCCCTCCTATCTGGCTGCTTTTGTGACCATCGGGAAGCCACTCCATCCTGTTTCACAGTCGAATAAAAAAACGCTGAAAGAAATTTTTGTTTTAAAAGACTGACCTGTCTCTGTAAGAATCAATCATTTCCAGCCAGTTTCCGAGAACCTTAATGCCATGACGGGTAATGATGGATTCCGGATGAAACTGAATACCTTCCACAGGCAGTTTTTTGTGACGAATACCCATGATAATGCCATCTTTTAGTATGGCTGTTACTTCCAGACAGTCAGGCAGGTCAGTATGAGCAACATACCATGAATGATAGCGTCCTGCCCTGAAAACTTCCGGCAGATTTTTAAAAAGAGCAGATGTTGGCTTGCATACATAAATGTTGGATGCTTTACCGTGTAAAGGCCGGGTAAATTGCCTTAAAGAAGCTCCGTAACAGGCTGCAATTGCCTGATGCCCCAGACAAATACCCAGCATAGGGATATTACCCTCCACCTCCCTGAGCAACTCGTTCAGAGCAGGATAATCTGCGGGTAACCCAGGGCCAGGGGATAGGATAATCCCGCTATATTGTTGAATATCAACAGATTTTAACTCATGATACCGGACAATTTCTATTTGACTGCAGCCTGCATAAAGCAGGTATTGACGGATATTGTAGGTAAATGAGTCGTAAAAGTCGATAATAAGAATTTGGTTCTGTTTCGGTTTCTTTGAAGGCATTATCCGTATACTGATGATTATTTAAAGCTAACTATTTAATAAACAGGAAGTTAACTATTTAATTGATATTTCCCGAAATATTCATCAATTTCAGGTCTTAAAGTAATTCCAACCTGTTCAAAAATTTCAAGTAGGTCGAAATAAGTACCTTCTCCTGCAAGAAAATCCCAGAATTCAGCTCCGACTTTTAACTCTTTTTTTAAATCTAACATGCCAGCTAAAGTCCATCTGGAATAAGGTTTAGGTTCGTAGGGATTATAAGGAATAGCAATCAGGGTATTCACTTTTGCATGAGGATTTTCTGCAAGAATACAAGCTGTCCATTCCAGCAAGGTTCTTTTAAATTCTTTAAAAGCACCTTTGTTTGGTTTTGCCGTTTTGAGATCGAAAAGAAAAAGTTCTCCGTCATCGGATTCA
Proteins encoded in this window:
- a CDS encoding aminodeoxychorismate/anthranilate synthase component II yields the protein MPSKKPKQNQILIIDFYDSFTYNIRQYLLYAGCSQIEIVRYHELKSVDIQQYSGIILSPGPGLPADYPALNELLREVEGNIPMLGICLGHQAIAACYGASLRQFTRPLHGKASNIYVCKPTSALFKNLPEVFRAGRYHSWYVAHTDLPDCLEVTAILKDGIIMGIRHKKLPVEGIQFHPESIITRHGIKVLGNWLEMIDSYRDRSVF